CAATAATCGACCAGTACTTCACATTGTTTGCTTGTGTCCGTTCCTTCTCGTGGGATGTTTTAACCGCGGCCGTCAGATGGGAGAACAGTTCACGTTCCTCTTGGTCGATAATTTGAAAGATTtgatttttctccttttcccGTGCAAGCACCTACAATTATTGAGaagtgaaaattgaatttatagcAGATTTCGTCAGGTATCACCCACAACTTACATCAAACTCCTGCTTTATCAGTTCCACGTATCGATGTTCCCCCCGGGTAGCTTTTTGAAGCTCGATGTGAATGTCCTGCAGCTGTTTGCGCACCAGCGTCAACTCCAGCAGTATGTGGCGACGACGCTCCTGTACAAGCTGTAGCTGATCCTGTATTTCGATCACCTTATTCTGGGCGATTTTCACCTCATTCATCCCGCTGAACTCGTCGTAGAACGTTTGAGCTTCGTACAGTTTGCTTTTGGCCAGGTCAATCAAACTGATGCGCCGCAACGCTACATCTGTGCGCTGGTTGTGGTTACCCTTGGTTTTGCTAAGCTGTTCCGCCGGTTCGATGGTGTAGTACTGGTAGGATTCTTTTTCCTGCGATTCGATCGTCTTGGCACGATCGGCTAAGCATCGTATGAAAACGGTGGCGTTGGGTCTGATTACAGGTTGCTTCAATCCATGAACCGTATAGGTAGCGAACAGTTGATACGATAACATATTCCTGTCTGGTGATGTTATTACACTAAAATGCACACTTGGTAGCTTCGTTGAACAGAAAATGATATCACATTTGtatgttgttttgaaaatgcgATTTTTCCCGAGATCTGTCAAATACCGGCATGTTTTGGCAGGGATGGTACAGTTGCAACCTAACCACGGTTTATTCCAATATATAATATCGTTAGTGTTTTATTAAAACGATATAATTTCACACATATTAAACATCACAGCGGTAAATTTATTTACCTGAAAACTTCTCGAACTGAAATTGGAATTTATCgctgaaatgaaaaatcaataaattgtCATAATCGTAAAAGATGACGAGCCCTGCAACCCGGTGAAAAAACTCACCCATACCAGctttcaaaaattcaaaaattaatgtaaatatTCCGTTACATTTCAGTGCAAAGTAATaggattgttttttattttaattttatgtccTATTTGCCGTATTGTATGTCCTATTTGCCGTTTTATTATACTCTGCAAATGGTGGAGAATTCTCCCATTCCATTCTGTTGAACTTTATTTCGATAGATTAATTCTAGGAAAATCATAACGGTACTCAATGTTGCAACCGTTTAATGCACACTActttaatttcattacaaattcataatttatttgtttaaagaCGCATCCGTTTAGCTTTTAGGTAATGAAACTCTTTCTTCGTGAAATAACACGTGTGCAGTATGGTTGCCATAGCAACGAAATTGTTCAAAATGTTCTACAGTCTTCTAACATTCTTCATGATttcggaaaaaaataaaacattcatacGACCGATTTTCTTATgatgttttatgatttataAAGTTATAGGACTTATTATACTGTGTTTTGAATGTTTCTATTACCCTATTACACCGTACATCCGCCGTACGATTCACAACATGCTAGTGGGGACTTTCTGTTAATCATTGGTTTTATTCGTTCATTTCGCTATTTGATTTTGATTCATGTACAATACAtagttcggttttgttttttactttaatttcCTCACAACTTTGTGTTACTATTCTGCCCAATACCTTTTCCTTTAACGCTATCATTCTTTACCATTTGCCGTTCTTTCTTTCGCTCAATCCCATTTTGCTGTAACATGTTTCGGAGTTCtcattattgtttatttgcaCCAAAAGTACACTGACTCCACAGTGGCACAATGCTTCAATCGAAAAGGGACCCACATGCCCTTGGAGTTTCAGTGAAGAACCAAAGATACCATAAATGCCCGCACGCAAGCAATCCTTTTCTAGTGTTCTCTTTATTTTAAAAGCCTTTCCTTTGACACGGTACACCAACTAAGGCAGTGGCTGGTGTACGTTCGGAccaggaaaaaaatataatatatttctACCACAGGTAAAGCACCTTTGCAGCCATTTCGCCGCACAATGCGGTGTCACATTTTTGCCCCGCAGCGACAACATGTATTCGGGAGTAACACACTCGTTCTGGCAGTACTGAAAATTACTAATATCATTACGCTATTTAACATGGGTTACGTGTAACGGGGCTTTATAGCCCTCTGCAACATGTGTCTACCGATTTGTTCTCTActatgtttcattttatttatctacCTGATTTGCCACGCACTAAACGTTTCTCCTGCATGCGCATGATGCGGCAAACGGGCAACATTATGCACCCATATGCAGACAACAAATGGCTGGTTACTTCATACAGTATAAGGAGTTTCGTTTATTGGGGGGAAATTGCACAAAAATCGAGATCTATTATGAACtaaaagcagacaaaaaagGCAGAACCAAAGATGAcagtttcttcttcttttttttttgttatcgatAAAACGTATCCATCCGATGCGCGTATTCGATGGCGAATTATGCACCCGGCGAACGTTCTGATCTTCTCTTTCTGTCTCTCCTTTTGTCGCTATCacacgggtttttttttattatctttatcAATACGAAGGTTACTTATTGGTGGGAGGACAACACGGCCAAAACACACTGTCCGTTCGCTGATAACCGTGTACCCTATGAATCCCTCCATCATAAATCCTTCCCACGTCTCCCTCCATACAACGTTCTATCTTTCAAGCGTCTTCTTAAACATAACTCATTGTAACCAACGTCCTATACACATATCGCACGGAATCTCTTTCGCTTAAACATTTTCCTAATATATCTTTCTCTATCCTCTGTCCTTCACCGGTGCACAAAAGCGATGCTGGGATATGTCgtaaaaaggataaaaattcattttgagctaacataagaaaaaaattgttcCTCGAGCGTTCATGAATTCCTTTCCTTACTCTCTTATCCTGAGCTGTTGAATTGCGTAAAATATGTACTTAAATAACACAAAGGCTACATGTCCAGGCTAAAACTGAAAATATATGCTGCCGGCGCACTATCGCTCATATTACTTTTCCCTAACAAACAGTTGTGCTGATACACCTCCTTCAAATGAAATTACCGACCAGCATCAACACTCAAACAATTTGCTGTACACTTCAAGGGAACAAGGCACGGGATCACGACAAGTGAGAAGCTTCTGCAAAGGAAAAACGGTTCTACTTGACTGGACAAAACTTGTTCGCGTAATGTATCCTCTCCCAAACATCCCTCTTTTGCTACAGGGAAAGGAACTCGCTCGTTCACCGTCGATCGATTTCACCAGATCACTCCGAAGCCGTTTTGATGCAAGCTCAAATCGTTGGCTGATCGTGGTGTATCGTCAAAGAACTGTTCCACATTTATAGTCGTTGTGCAGACAAGGGGGCCGCCGTGTACTCTGCCCGTTACGAGAACGTATCCACCATTTAATTTGAGCAGCCATACGCCACTGTAAGCTCGAAGGGTCGCCATACTGCTTTTTCTGCACCGTGTATCTCCATTTACATCTCTCGTTCGATTTACACATCCTCTCCTTATGTATGATCACACTAATGGCAGCGAATGATGATTTGCACCAGTTTCTatctttcttttgcattttttgtttgcgtttcattgttttgatgcaaaaatCATCTCAAATGTCCTAAATTTgttgtcgtgtgtgtgtgtgtgggtgtgtgtctgtttgtgtgtgaatttCCAAACCTTCCCAGGAGACCAAACCTCCCCGAATTGGAACATTCACTTTAAAGCATAGCCTATCTATGTTGCTCACCACCGTTCAGTCAATTCTTGTATATTGGCTTTAAATCTATGTTTCTCATCATATGGTTTGTCTCCCGCTCTTCAGCCTGGGGGTTGAGCTAACTGTTGCTAAAAACCGGAACCGGCCGTGATGAAGCGTTAGTGAGAGTCGACAAACGCGTGCAAACACTTGGGGATCTCGTGCTGGCAGTTGATTGCGTAACGCTTAATAGCACGGGCTGCCAGGCACGATAGTCGCGTGTACTTGATCGGGTTTACCAGCTCGTGCAGCTGTTGATTTTGCAAAAGCGACTCAAACGTTTTACCGTCCACATTTCTCGTATCCTGTAGCaaagggaaacaaacattGATTAGTGATACAGGATGAGATAGGCAAATCACATTATCGACCGCAGCTTACCAAATGGACTCCGTGTTCTAGCAAAATTTGTGCCAGCTCTGGTGGACAGGGTCGGCTTTGGGC
The Anopheles moucheti chromosome 2, idAnoMoucSN_F20_07, whole genome shotgun sequence genome window above contains:
- the LOC128297656 gene encoding mitochondrial potassium channel-like, translating into MLSYQLFATYTVHGLKQPVIRPNATVFIRCLADRAKTIESQEKESYQYYTIEPAEQLSKTKGNHNQRTDVALRRISLIDLAKSKLYEAQTFYDEFSGMNEVKIAQNKVIEIQDQLQLVQERRRHILLELTLVRKQLQDIHIELQKATRGEHRYVELIKQEFDVLAREKEKNQIFQIIDQEERELFSHLTAAVKTSHEKERTQANNVKYWSIIASGVGALLGIVATSINYYFRNTQFETIRKAAEESNRKLAIMEQQLVGLETSLGRMNVEWNRYLSEKRIVEQRRIARSPVESWGGYIRRHLSRFVRVFIPKA